In Eriocheir sinensis breed Jianghai 21 chromosome 29, ASM2467909v1, whole genome shotgun sequence, a single genomic region encodes these proteins:
- the LOC127005141 gene encoding RNA-binding protein RO60-like: MATPNSEPMGRLKKFLVMGNNPTERYGVHMIRDVINWYQGFERSCRKGQEVVLTNITKPLEALLEASVIPTMVKEGKAEAIMDTLRTYSQLSYVDKEALVLCLAVASKQSDQKKLVTDAHSAVRELCTDTHLFFLFIHISKMIARINGYSGWGRGLRRAVSEWYLSWEPQRLALEVTRHSSAHGWTHRDVIRLAHLKLKDMPLGTQVVLHYVFLGLEKTKDKYTGQENTSELLELLQALDRHPHSSSTPQAGEVAWDQDQVINKANKVHAQFGSLNLHDVPSQSLKSQEVWSHLLDKLDGQSVVASVNRLARCNFLAATTEAAAAPLQGQLVDRLTQDDVAASGTTPAQVLMTLHAYEHPTRFIAVGGGKGADRKAKGETKVPRPPGKVSSRRPTRVNPKVVDALHSLLTASARNAEQTTRRLGICVDVRGTMGTSHVWTGNPVGKGEVTGHEAAATTILTLTSGGTCPATTTLAFSGTTFSELKLTEGITVLQLIEKFRETVIGEVNVERALNWGKTHQAETLVVLTHRLEQSTITSATAALQRHNEANNTQTRLVLCGLCSRHISVPHSDDLLVVLGFHQRTPTIIRAFHERYF; encoded by the exons ATGGCGACTCCCAACAGCGAACCGATGGGGAGGCTCAAGAAGTTCCTGGTGATGGGCAACAACCCCACAGAAAGATATGGAG TCCACATGATACGTGATGTGATCAACTGGTACCAGGGCTTTGAGCGAAGTTGCCGCAAGGGTCAAGAGGTGGTGCTGACAAACATCACCAAGCCCTTAGAGGCACTGCTGGAGGCCTCGGTGATCCCTACCATGGTGAAAGAGGGCAAGGCAGAGGCTATCATGGATACCCTTCGCACCTACAGCCAGCTCTCCTACGTCGATAAGGAGGCACTG GTGTTGTGCTTGGCTGTGGCATCCAAGCAGAGCGACCAGAAGAAGCTGGTGACGGACGCCCACTCAGCTGTGCGGGAACTGTGCACTGAcacccacctcttcttcctcttcatacatATCTCCAAGATGATCGCCAGGATAAATGGTTACTCAG GTTGGGGTCGAGGGCTGCGACGGGCAGTCAGCGAGTGGTACCTGTCCTGGGAGCCACAACGTCTGGCCCTGGAGGTGACGCGGCACTCCAGTGCTCACGGGTGGACTCACAGGGATGTCATCAGGCTGGCCCACCTCAAGCTGAAGGACATGCCATTGG ggACCCAGGTGGTACTTCACTACGTCTTCCTGGGCCTGGAGAAGACCAAGGACAAGTACACAGGCCAGGAAAACACCTCCGAACTGCTGGAGCTGCTGCAGGCTCTTGATCGACACCCACACTCATCCTCTACCCCACAG GCCGGGGAGGTAGCGTGGGACCAAGACCAGGTGATCAACAAGGCCAACAAGGTGCACGCCCAGTTTGGCAGCCTCAACCTGCACGACGTCCCCTCACAGAGTCTCAAGTCACAGGAG GTTTGGTCTCATCTCCTGGACAAGCTGGACGGACAGAGTGTGGTGGCCAGCGTGAACCGCCTGGCGCGATGCAACTTCCTTGCTGCCACCACTGAGGCCGCTGCCGCCCCCCTGCAGGGCCAGCTAGTGGATCGCCTCACTCAGGATGATGTGGCAGCCTCAGGCACCACCCCAGCACAGGTCCTCATGACCCTACATGCCTATGAGCACCCCACCAG GTTCATTGCGGTGGGGGGTGGCAAGGGTGCAGACAGGAAGGCCAAGGGCGAAACTAAAGTGCCGCGTCCCCCCGGTAAGGTGTCCTCGAGAAGACCAACAAGAGTCAACCCCAAAGTAGTGGATGCACTTCACTCGCTGCTAACAGCCAGTGCCAGG AATGCAGAGCAGACAACACGTAGACTGGGCATCTGTGTTGACGTTCGGGGCACCATGGGCACCAGCCACGTGTGGACGGGCAACCCGGTGGGCAAGGGAGAG GTGACAGGACACGAGGCTGCTGCCACCACCATACTGACGCTCACCTCGGGGGGCACCTGTCCGGCGACCACCACCCTCGCTTTCTCCGGCACCACATTTTCAGAACTCAAGCTCACCGAGGGCATCACTGTGCTCCAGCTCATTGAGAAGTTTAGAGAG ACTGTGATTGGCGAGGTCAACGTGGAAAGGGCACTCAACTGGGGGAAGACGCACCAGGCGGAGACATTGGTGGTGCTGACCCACCGCCTGGAGCAGTCCACCATCACTTCTGCCACTGCCGCCCTCCAGCGCCACAACGAGGCCAACAACACACAGACAAG ACTGGTGTTGTGTGGGCTGTGCTCAAGACACATCAGTGTCCCACACTCTGATGACCTGCTTGTGGTGTTGGGCTTCCACCAGCGGACACCCACCATTATCAGGGCCTTCCACGAGCGCTACTTTTGA